A stretch of Fusarium poae strain DAOMC 252244 chromosome 2, whole genome shotgun sequence DNA encodes these proteins:
- a CDS encoding hypothetical protein (BUSCO:51807at5125) — protein MSSLPSNVHVSQHPCLKAKLSQLRSKSINPREVKSLIHEVSLIVSCEAFASSLQATEGSQDETPLGFQFKSTTVQPSTMCLVPILRSGLGMVEAVQTMLPVAVPVHHLGMYREPSTLDPVEYYNNLPQQSSAAKASSLAILVDPVIATGGTCAAAIQTLREWGAERILVLSVIGANEGVQRVAAEWPEGCEVWIAEVDNELTSDGMLKPGLGDVGDRLFLTIGK, from the exons ATGTCTTCTCTACCGTCCAACGTCCATGTCTCTCAGCACCCCTgtctcaaggccaagctgAGCCAGCTTCGCTCAAAGTCCATCAACCCTAGAGAGGTCAAGTCTTTGATTCATGAGGTTTCTCTGATTGTCTCTTGCGAAGCCTTCGCTTCATCTCTGCAAGCTACAGAAGGGTCTCAG GATGAGACACCTTTGGGCTTCCAATTCAAGTCTACAACCGTCCAGCCAAGCACCATGTGTCTAGTACCAATTCTGCGCTCAGGTCTTGGCATGGTTGAGG CCGTGCAAACCATGCTCCCTGTAGCAGTCCCAGTTCACCACTTGGGCATGTATCGTGAGCCTTCAACTCTCGACCCAGTCGAGTACTACAACAACCTTCCTCAGCAATCTTCCGCCGCAAAAGCCAGCAGTCTCGCCATCTTGGTCGACCCTGTTATTGCAACTGGTGGGACTTGCGCTGCAGCCATCCAGACACTCCGTGAATGGGGCGCTGAACGGATCCTTGTCCTCTCTGTCATTGGAGCCAATGAGGGTGTTCAGCGAGTTGCTGCTGAGTGGCCTGAGGGATGCGAAGTTTGGATTGCGGAAGTGGACAACGAGTTAACCAGCGATGGTATGTTGAAGCCCGGCCTTGGAGATGTTGGTGACAGGCTATTCTTGACCATTGGTAAGTAA
- a CDS encoding hypothetical protein (TransMembrane:8 (i121-140o152-171i228-249o278-304i325-343o349-369i381-400o446-467i)) gives MTSNFSEQKRLSSAGVYNTPEEHGSTGENTEPHLNDTVADHSTRSTLQAKRCDSGAYDAPQDYSDLNETASVPALDALSPRSAQGQSTRRSNVTRHGDTTEGPEPPTRGTEKNTSKLLTGLYTHSYLVLFAIFGTLARLGLTALTRYSGTPVIFNTIWANFTGSLVMGFLAEDRKLFRNEWGIPKYDDAINRAAEKRSEGEDGSGSSRRKEVDLEVAKRAHLATKKTIPLYIGLATGFCGSFTTFSSFIKDVFLALSNELVTPGRPGSPTSRSGGYSFMAMLAVIITTVALSLSGLIVGGHLAVGLERVTPSIPFSLSRRVLDPLSVLLGWGCWLGAVLLAIFPPHEAWRGQAVFSLVFAPLGCLLRFYLSLHLNGKMATFPVGTFSANVLGTVLLGMAWDLAHVPLGGVIGCQVLQGIEDGFCGCLTTISTWVAELAGLRRRSSWIYGTTSVVVSLVTMIAIMGGLRWSDGYSKLSCKT, from the coding sequence ATGACAAGCAACTTCTCCGAGCAGAAACGACTTTCAAGTGCTGGGGTTTATAATACACCAGAAGAGCATGGTAGCACTGGCGAGAACACAGAGCCGCACCTTAATGACACTGTTGCGGATCACTCGACTCGATCGACATTGCAGGCAAAGCGATGCGACTCAGGCGCCTACGATGCCCCGCAAGACTATAGCGACTTGAACGAGACCGCCTCAGTTCCAGCGCTTGATGCGCTGTCGCCGAGGTCGGCACAGGGTCAGTCAACAAGGCGAAGCAACGTAACCCGCCACGGAGATACAACCGAAGGACCAGAGCCTCCAACACGAGGGACGGAGAAGAACACATCGAAGCTCCTCACCGGGCTGTACACGCACTCGTACCTTGTGCTTTTCGCAATTTTCGGAACATTAGCGCGCTTGGGTTTGACAGCGTTGACGCGTTATAGCGGTACTCCTGTGATTTTCAACACAATATGGGCAAACTTTACTGGAAGTCTGGTCATGGGGTTTCTTGCAGAGGACCGAAAGCTTTTTCGCAACGAGTGGGGAATCCCAAAGTATGATGATGCCATTAATCGTGCCGCAGAGAAACGCAGCGAAGGCGAGGACGGTTCTGGTTCGAGTCGGCGAAAGGAGGTAGATCTCGAGGTAGCGAAGCGAGCGCACTTGGCCACCAAAAAGACGATCCCGCTGTACATCGGACTTGCGACGGGCTTTTGCGGAAGCTTCACGACGTTCTCGAGTTTTATCAAAGATGTTTTCTTGGCGCTGTCCAACGAATTGGTGACGCCTGGAAGGCCAGGCTCACCTACAAGTCGCAGCGGGGGATATTCTTTCATGGCTATGTTGGCTGTCATCATCACAACGGTTGCGCTATCACTGTCCGGATTGATTGTGGGAGGTCACTTGGCCGTCGGCCTTGAGCGCGTAACGCCTTCGATACCATTTTCGCTGAGTCGACGCGTGCTTGATCCGTTGAGTGTACTCCTTGGCTGGGGCTGCTGGCTCGGCGCTGTCCTGCTCGCCATCTTCCCGCCTCATGAAGCCTGGAGAGGTCAAGCCGTCTTCTCACTGGTATTTGCACCCTTGGGCTGTCTCCTACGTTTTTATTTATCCCTTCACCTCAACGGAAAGATGGCGACATTCCCTGTGGGAACCTTCTCTGCCAATGTGCTGGGAACAGTGTTGCTGGGAATGGCGTGGGATCTTGCACACGTGCCCCTTGGTGGAGTTATCGGTTGCCAGGTGCTGCAGGGCATTGAAGATGGGTTTTGCGGGTGTTTGACCACCATTTCTACTTGGGTGGCTGAACTGGCCGGTCTACGAAGGCGAAGTTCTTGGATCTACGGGACGACAAGTGTCGTTGTCTCTCTGGTGACGATGATTGCTATCATGGGAGGACTGCGATGGAGTGATGGATACAGCAAACTCTCTTGCAAAACTTAG